From the Accumulibacter sp. genome, one window contains:
- the fdhF gene encoding formate dehydrogenase subunit alpha, which translates to MSGGAGEPHAATVAFTLDGQWLTARAGESILDAALRHGFDIPHLCLGRGLRPAGNCRACVVEIDGERALAASCCRVPTPGMSVHARSERARRSRDMVLELLLAEMPASGHKWLDADGTLPHGELSAAAARAGVHVRPQLQADRRPQPPADESHPAMIVNLDACIQCTRCVRACRETQVNDVIGYAWRGESTRIVFDLDDPLGESSCVACGECVQACPTGALSARSRDGSQVVDRQVDTVCPYCGVGCLITCNVRDERIVGVDGRDGPANRSRLCVKGRFGLDYVHHPQRLTRPLIRLAGAAKDAAAAACPGDWRALFREASWEEALALASGRFRELRERHGARTLAGFGSAKGSNEEAYLFQKLVRTGFGSNNVDHCTRLCHASSVTALLEAVGSGAVSNPVSDVRDAELIFLIGCNPTVNHPVAATWMKNAARRGARIVVADPRGTDIGRHAWRQLRFRADSDVAMLNALIHTVIDEGLADADFIRRRVENYEALREQVKRFSPEAMAPLCGIPAATLREVARAFARARSAMILWGMGVSQHVHGTDNARCLIALCAVTGQIGRPGTGLHPLRGQNNVQGASDAGLIPMMLPGYQRISDPAARRRFEDFWRLPLDERPGYTVVEILNLALAAESDPDKVRGMYIMGENPAMSDPDLNHARQALASLRHLVVQDLFMTETAWLADVVLPASAWLEKTGTVTNTDRMLQLGRRVLQPPGDARADLWIVQRMARGLGLDWHYPGEECGVAAVFEEMRQAMPSLIGGISWQRLQQQGSVTYPCLDADDPGQPIVFIDRFPTASGRLRLVPADLVSADETPDADYPFVLITGRQLEHWHTGSMTRRTRVLDAIEPLPTVALNGSDMAALSLRPGDLVTVQSRRGEVVMHARADAGTPAGTMFMPFAYHEAAANLLTNAALDPAARIPELKYCAVRLRRGGRIGAATGYARTAPDADAD; encoded by the coding sequence ATGAGCGGCGGCGCCGGCGAACCGCACGCGGCGACCGTCGCCTTCACCCTCGACGGTCAGTGGCTGACGGCGCGCGCCGGCGAGAGCATTCTCGACGCCGCGCTGCGGCACGGCTTCGACATCCCGCATCTGTGCCTCGGGCGCGGGCTGCGACCAGCCGGCAACTGTCGCGCTTGCGTCGTCGAGATCGACGGCGAGCGAGCCCTGGCCGCCAGCTGCTGCCGCGTGCCAACGCCCGGGATGAGCGTCCATGCGCGCAGCGAGCGGGCACGCCGGAGCCGCGACATGGTGCTCGAACTGCTGCTCGCCGAGATGCCCGCGAGTGGTCACAAGTGGCTCGACGCCGACGGCACGCTGCCGCATGGCGAGCTGTCGGCGGCAGCGGCCCGCGCCGGCGTGCACGTCCGCCCGCAGCTGCAGGCGGACCGCCGGCCGCAGCCGCCGGCGGACGAATCCCACCCGGCGATGATCGTCAACCTCGACGCCTGCATCCAATGCACGCGCTGTGTCCGCGCCTGCCGCGAGACACAGGTCAACGACGTCATCGGCTACGCCTGGCGCGGCGAGTCGACAAGGATCGTCTTCGACCTCGACGACCCGCTGGGCGAGAGCAGTTGCGTCGCCTGCGGCGAGTGCGTGCAGGCCTGTCCAACCGGCGCCCTCAGCGCCCGCTCGCGCGACGGCAGCCAGGTCGTCGACCGTCAGGTGGACACGGTATGCCCGTATTGCGGCGTCGGCTGCCTGATCACCTGCAACGTGCGTGACGAACGCATCGTCGGCGTCGATGGCCGCGACGGACCGGCCAACCGATCACGCCTGTGCGTCAAGGGCCGCTTCGGCCTCGACTACGTGCACCACCCGCAGCGCCTGACGCGGCCACTGATCCGCCTCGCCGGCGCCGCCAAGGATGCCGCTGCGGCAGCCTGCCCCGGCGACTGGCGCGCGCTGTTCCGCGAGGCGAGCTGGGAGGAAGCGCTGGCGCTGGCCAGCGGCCGCTTCCGGGAGCTGCGTGAACGGCACGGCGCCCGCACGCTGGCCGGTTTCGGTTCGGCCAAGGGCAGCAACGAGGAGGCCTATCTGTTCCAGAAGCTGGTGCGGACCGGCTTCGGCAGCAACAACGTCGATCACTGCACCCGCCTCTGCCACGCTTCCAGCGTCACCGCGCTGCTCGAGGCGGTCGGCTCGGGTGCGGTCAGCAACCCGGTCAGCGACGTCCGGGACGCCGAGCTGATCTTCCTCATCGGCTGCAATCCGACGGTCAACCACCCGGTCGCCGCCACCTGGATGAAGAATGCCGCCCGACGCGGCGCGCGGATCGTCGTCGCCGACCCGCGCGGCACCGACATCGGTCGCCACGCCTGGCGCCAGCTGCGCTTCCGTGCCGACAGCGATGTCGCCATGCTCAACGCGCTGATCCACACCGTCATCGACGAGGGACTGGCCGACGCGGACTTCATCCGTCGGCGGGTCGAGAACTACGAAGCGCTGCGCGAGCAGGTGAAACGCTTCAGCCCGGAGGCGATGGCGCCCCTCTGCGGCATCCCGGCGGCGACGCTGCGCGAGGTGGCGCGCGCCTTCGCCCGTGCGCGCAGCGCAATGATCCTCTGGGGCATGGGCGTCAGCCAGCATGTGCACGGCACCGACAACGCCCGCTGCCTGATCGCCCTGTGCGCGGTGACCGGCCAGATCGGCCGACCGGGAACGGGTCTGCACCCGCTGCGCGGACAGAACAACGTGCAGGGAGCGAGCGACGCCGGCCTGATCCCGATGATGCTCCCCGGCTACCAGCGCATCAGCGACCCGGCGGCGCGGCGCCGCTTCGAGGACTTCTGGCGGCTGCCGCTGGATGAGCGGCCGGGCTACACCGTGGTCGAGATCCTCAACCTGGCGCTGGCCGCCGAGAGCGATCCGGACAAGGTGCGCGGCATGTACATCATGGGCGAGAACCCGGCCATGAGCGACCCCGACCTCAACCACGCACGGCAGGCCCTGGCCAGCCTGCGGCACCTCGTCGTCCAGGACCTCTTCATGACCGAGACGGCCTGGCTGGCCGACGTCGTCCTGCCGGCATCGGCCTGGCTCGAGAAGACCGGCACCGTCACCAACACCGACCGCATGCTGCAACTCGGCCGGCGGGTGCTGCAGCCCCCCGGCGACGCCCGAGCCGACCTCTGGATCGTGCAACGTATGGCCCGCGGACTCGGCCTCGACTGGCACTACCCGGGCGAGGAATGCGGCGTCGCGGCAGTCTTCGAAGAGATGCGCCAGGCCATGCCGTCGCTGATCGGCGGCATCTCGTGGCAACGGCTGCAACAGCAGGGCAGCGTCACCTACCCCTGCCTGGACGCCGACGATCCCGGCCAGCCGATCGTCTTCATCGACCGCTTCCCGACCGCCAGCGGCCGCCTGCGGCTGGTGCCGGCCGACTTGGTCAGCGCCGACGAGACGCCCGACGCCGATTACCCCTTCGTCCTCATCACCGGCCGCCAGCTCGAGCACTGGCACACCGGCAGCATGACCCGGCGGACACGCGTGCTCGACGCGATCGAGCCGTTGCCGACGGTCGCGCTCAACGGCAGCGACATGGCTGCGCTGTCGCTGCGGCCGGGCGACCTGGTCACCGTGCAGTCGCGGCGCGGCGAGGTGGTCATGCATGCGCGCGCCGACGCGGGAACTCCGGCCGGTACGATGTTCATGCCCTTCGCCTACCACGAAGCGGCCGCCAACCTGTTGACCAACGCCGCTCTCGACCCGGCTGCGCGCATCCCCGAACTCAAGTACTGCGCCGTGCGGCTGCGGCGCGGCGGCCGCATCGGAGCGGCTACCGGCTACGCCCGGACGGCGCCGGACGCCGATGCCGACTGA
- a CDS encoding formate dehydrogenase accessory sulfurtransferase FdhD → MPTERDPGLPRLTRATASLTREIRVLDAAGEERMMRIPVERPLTLYVDRRELVTLMTLGQYPEWLALGYLLNQRLLDDARQVASVTVDWSVDAAALRTRNGHGGSKALRTGGVRPVLGTGCAQGTMFAEQMADLATLRLPAVDLPRVDRTTLLAALECMRAQPSVYREAGSVHGTALCHGSELLFFVEDVGRHNAVDTVAGWMAMHTVDGGDKLLLTTGRLTSEMVLKAARMGVPTVVSRNGITAMGHSLAERLGMTLVGRAAGGRFLCYTGAIRFDHAPPGTAVPQAPPLR, encoded by the coding sequence ATGCCGACTGAGCGCGATCCCGGCCTGCCGCGACTGACGCGGGCGACGGCCAGCCTGACCCGGGAGATTCGCGTGCTCGACGCGGCGGGCGAGGAGCGCATGATGCGCATCCCGGTCGAGCGACCGCTGACCCTCTACGTCGACCGGCGCGAGCTGGTGACGCTGATGACGCTCGGCCAGTACCCGGAGTGGCTGGCGCTCGGCTACCTGCTCAACCAGCGGCTGCTCGACGACGCGCGGCAGGTGGCTTCGGTGACGGTCGACTGGTCGGTCGACGCGGCTGCGCTGCGGACGCGCAACGGCCATGGCGGCAGCAAGGCACTGCGGACAGGCGGCGTACGCCCAGTGCTCGGCACCGGTTGCGCCCAGGGGACGATGTTCGCCGAGCAGATGGCCGACCTCGCGACCCTGCGCCTGCCGGCCGTCGATCTGCCGCGCGTCGATCGGACGACGCTGCTGGCGGCACTCGAATGCATGCGGGCACAGCCCAGCGTCTACCGCGAGGCCGGCTCGGTGCACGGCACGGCGCTCTGCCACGGCAGCGAGCTGCTGTTCTTCGTCGAGGACGTCGGCCGCCACAATGCCGTCGACACGGTCGCCGGCTGGATGGCGATGCACACCGTCGACGGCGGCGACAAGCTGCTGCTCACCACCGGCCGGCTGACCAGCGAGATGGTACTCAAGGCGGCACGCATGGGCGTGCCGACCGTGGTCTCGCGCAATGGCATCACCGCCATGGGTCATTCGCTCGCCGAGCGGCTCGGAATGACCCTGGTCGGACGCGCCGCCGGTGGGCGCTTTCTCTGTTACACCGGCGCCATTCGCTTCGACCACGCTCCGCCCGGCACCGCCGTGCCGCAGGCGCCGCCGCTGCGCTAG
- a CDS encoding PEP-CTERM sorting domain-containing protein, translating to MNLICKSAGALAAMLLAPAASAALIVFEAAGTNAAAITPTRDAFRAAVGGGTTAGANGSFGGLRREINWDGVPDNRADANPLPADFFNLNSPRGAVFSTPGTGFLVSANAGQAAPILFGFPNDFQTFSAQRLFTAVGSNITDVSFFVPGTTTAATTSAFAAIFTDVEVAGLTTMEFFDESGSSIFARDVLVGGNQGLSFLGAVAGAGERISRVRLTSGLNTIVANGVLGNPNDDVVVMDDFLYAEPSRSVPEPSSLALAGLGLLAGLGGLRRRRQDT from the coding sequence ATGAACCTGATCTGCAAGTCCGCAGGCGCTCTTGCCGCCATGCTGCTGGCCCCTGCGGCGAGCGCCGCCCTGATCGTCTTCGAGGCCGCCGGCACCAATGCCGCAGCCATCACCCCCACGCGCGATGCCTTTCGCGCGGCCGTCGGCGGCGGCACCACTGCCGGCGCCAATGGTTCCTTCGGCGGCCTTCGCCGCGAAATCAACTGGGATGGCGTGCCCGACAACCGCGCCGACGCCAACCCCCTGCCGGCCGACTTCTTCAACCTCAACTCGCCGCGCGGAGCGGTGTTCAGCACGCCCGGAACCGGTTTCCTGGTCAGTGCCAACGCCGGCCAGGCCGCACCGATCCTGTTCGGCTTCCCGAACGACTTCCAGACCTTCAGCGCGCAACGACTGTTCACCGCCGTCGGCAGCAACATCACGGACGTCAGCTTCTTTGTCCCCGGGACGACGACGGCTGCCACGACGAGCGCTTTCGCTGCCATCTTCACCGATGTCGAGGTCGCTGGCCTGACGACGATGGAGTTCTTCGACGAGAGCGGGTCGTCGATCTTCGCACGCGACGTCCTCGTCGGCGGCAACCAGGGGTTGAGCTTCCTCGGCGCGGTTGCCGGTGCGGGGGAGCGGATCAGCCGCGTCCGACTGACTTCCGGACTCAATACCATTGTCGCGAACGGTGTGCTCGGCAACCCCAACGACGATGTCGTCGTGATGGACGACTTTCTCTATGCCGAACCCAGCCGGTCCGTGCCGGAGCCATCCAGTCTGGCGCTCGCCGGCCTCGGCCTGCTGGCTGGCCTGGGCGGGCTGCGCCGCCGGCGGCAGGATACCTGA
- a CDS encoding type II toxin-antitoxin system VapC family toxin — protein MIYADASVWVALLTPETGTARVERWFENLSETPVSADWTLTEFHSAIALKTRSGQLLRRQASDVLVLFERPGAGGLTLVPVSRVAYRSAAVLVDDFEQGLRGADALHIAVAQDLGVRRFATLDRRQGVNAQRLGPALELGLAQGS, from the coding sequence ATGATCTACGCTGACGCCAGCGTCTGGGTGGCCTTGTTGACACCGGAGACAGGAACGGCCCGGGTGGAACGGTGGTTCGAAAATCTCTCCGAGACCCCGGTCAGTGCTGACTGGACATTGACCGAGTTCCACAGCGCCATTGCCCTCAAGACCCGAAGCGGCCAACTGCTCCGCCGGCAGGCCAGTGACGTGCTGGTTTTGTTCGAACGACCCGGTGCCGGCGGCCTGACGCTGGTACCCGTCTCGCGTGTTGCCTACCGCTCAGCGGCGGTACTGGTGGATGATTTCGAGCAGGGGCTTCGCGGCGCAGACGCCCTGCATATTGCCGTCGCGCAGGATCTGGGCGTTCGGCGATTTGCTACCCTGGATCGCAGGCAGGGCGTCAACGCACAGCGCCTCGGGCCGGCTCTGGAACTCGGCCTGGCGCAAGGCTCATGA
- a CDS encoding AbrB/MazE/SpoVT family DNA-binding domain-containing protein, producing MKVHLAKWGNSLAVRIPGECARQAHLKAGDALEIEVTTTGDLCLRPLPVELFDKTAFVKQVQALRAHLPMGEQVVEAMLESDRF from the coding sequence ATGAAGGTACATCTGGCCAAGTGGGGCAATAGCCTAGCGGTACGCATTCCTGGCGAGTGCGCCCGTCAGGCGCATCTCAAGGCCGGCGATGCTCTGGAAATCGAAGTCACGACGACGGGCGATCTGTGCCTGCGCCCCTTGCCGGTGGAGCTGTTTGACAAGACGGCATTCGTGAAACAGGTGCAGGCACTGCGCGCCCATCTGCCGATGGGCGAACAGGTTGTCGAGGCCATGCTGGAATCCGATCGCTTCTGA
- a CDS encoding IS4 family transposase, with protein MRNRADSVREVTAQAFYQARYKINALVFGEVNQHLMGLVEEHLPIPRWRGFRVVAVDGSAVRLTMMKDNVRSIVTGMAFGLYLPGIELFLNFRLHEPLSDERQMFFEAIDCLRSDDVLVMDRGFPCRWLVSALTARRIPFCIRCDLSQGFKVVREFLQSGRSEQVVVLRAPNARDAEDYECPATPTTVRLVRVTTPNGRVHVVMTSLLDPVTFPAAAFAELYHGRWRIEEAFKRIKHRLQLEHTSGLSWHAARQDFGAKAVFDNLNALAAYVATHTLLDPGSSYKINRTLEIDKIKRQIGRWLLAATATTRRLKPILEEIALNLQKFVPNRSQPRKPQPKPHLSHAYK; from the coding sequence CTGCGCAATCGCGCCGACTCGGTCCGTGAGGTCACCGCTCAAGCCTTCTACCAGGCACGTTACAAGATCAACGCGCTGGTGTTCGGCGAGGTCAATCAGCACCTGATGGGACTGGTGGAGGAACACTTGCCGATCCCGCGCTGGAGAGGCTTTCGGGTGGTCGCTGTGGATGGCAGCGCGGTTCGCCTGACGATGATGAAGGACAACGTCCGGTCGATCGTCACAGGCATGGCTTTCGGCCTCTACCTGCCGGGGATCGAGCTGTTCCTGAACTTCCGCCTGCATGAGCCTTTGTCCGATGAGCGTCAGATGTTCTTCGAGGCGATCGATTGTCTGCGCTCCGACGATGTGCTCGTGATGGACCGCGGCTTTCCATGTCGTTGGCTGGTGTCGGCGCTGACGGCACGTCGCATCCCCTTCTGCATCCGCTGCGATTTGTCTCAAGGATTCAAAGTGGTACGCGAGTTCCTGCAGTCCGGTCGAAGCGAGCAGGTCGTCGTCTTGCGCGCGCCCAATGCCCGTGATGCCGAGGACTATGAATGCCCGGCCACGCCGACCACGGTTCGCTTGGTGCGGGTGACGACACCGAACGGACGGGTGCATGTGGTGATGACCTCGCTCCTCGATCCAGTGACCTTTCCCGCCGCCGCGTTTGCCGAGCTGTACCACGGCCGCTGGCGAATCGAAGAGGCGTTCAAACGGATCAAGCACCGGCTGCAACTGGAACATACCTCCGGCTTGTCCTGGCATGCGGCGCGCCAGGATTTCGGCGCCAAGGCGGTCTTCGACAACCTCAACGCACTGGCCGCCTATGTCGCGACCCACACCCTTCTCGACCCCGGTTCGTCCTACAAGATCAACCGCACCTTGGAAATCGACAAGATCAAGCGACAGATCGGTCGTTGGCTCCTGGCTGCAACCGCCACCACTCGCCGCCTCAAGCCCATCCTCGAGGAAATCGCCCTGAACCTCCAGAAGTTCGTCCCCAATCGCTCCCAACCGCGAAAACCGCAGCCGAAACCGCACCTGTCGCACGCCTATAAGTGA
- the istA gene encoding IS21 family transposase: MHHYRQALLRMRQGDSDRDISRSGLMGRRTAASLRTLASARGWLAGDLAAPDDATIAEGLAPARRAATTVSSLEAHRERIAAWLGQGVSGVVIHTVLKREHDYTGSYSAVRRMLGTLKRAIPPQTTVRLSFAPGEAAQVDFGAGPFLEHPAGGPRRTWAFVMTLCFSRHQYVEFVWDQTVATWLGCHRRAFEWFAAVPARLIIDNAKCAIIKACIHDPQVQRSYADCAEGYGFKIDACPPHDPQKKGIVESGVKYLKGNFLPLKTFLDLADLNRQAKAWVMDEAGTRRHGTTGEAPTDLFALERAVLLPLPGVAPDLGVWSQATVHPDCHIQFERAYYSVSFTLVGKRLWFKASDGMVTIYHEFKPVAAHARAFKAGERRTVKDHLPPDARAFFAHDRAWCVEQAVRVGPACAALIERLLADRIVERLRAAQGVLHLQKSYPATRLDAACARALAHESPFYRTVKTILAGGHDLRADTWAATAPEPTPHSGRFARNAASLFAASTTVQ, encoded by the coding sequence ATGCACCACTATCGACAAGCCCTGCTGCGTATGCGGCAAGGCGACTCTGATCGCGACATTTCCCGAAGTGGCCTCATGGGGCGGCGGACAGCAGCCAGTCTACGAACCCTGGCCAGCGCACGCGGTTGGCTCGCCGGCGACTTGGCCGCCCCCGACGATGCGACGATTGCCGAAGGGCTGGCGCCCGCCAGGCGCGCGGCCACCACCGTTTCCAGTCTCGAAGCGCATCGAGAACGCATCGCGGCTTGGCTGGGTCAAGGCGTTTCCGGCGTCGTCATTCACACGGTGCTCAAGCGCGAACACGACTATACCGGCAGCTACTCGGCGGTACGCCGGATGCTCGGCACGTTGAAACGGGCGATCCCGCCACAGACCACCGTCCGCCTGAGCTTCGCCCCCGGCGAAGCGGCCCAGGTCGATTTCGGTGCCGGCCCGTTCCTGGAGCACCCGGCCGGTGGGCCACGCCGCACCTGGGCCTTCGTCATGACGCTTTGCTTCTCGCGGCACCAGTACGTCGAGTTTGTCTGGGACCAGACGGTGGCGACCTGGCTCGGCTGTCATCGTCGCGCCTTCGAATGGTTCGCCGCCGTTCCGGCACGACTCATCATCGACAACGCCAAGTGCGCGATCATCAAGGCGTGCATCCATGACCCGCAGGTTCAACGCTCGTATGCCGATTGCGCCGAGGGCTACGGCTTCAAGATCGATGCCTGCCCGCCACATGATCCGCAAAAAAAAGGCATCGTCGAGTCGGGGGTGAAATACCTCAAGGGCAACTTTCTGCCGCTCAAGACCTTCCTCGATCTGGCCGATCTCAATCGCCAAGCCAAAGCCTGGGTCATGGACGAAGCCGGCACCCGCCGGCATGGCACCACCGGCGAGGCGCCGACCGATCTCTTCGCGCTTGAGCGTGCGGTCCTTCTGCCGCTTCCCGGCGTGGCGCCGGACCTCGGCGTCTGGTCGCAGGCGACCGTTCACCCCGACTGCCATATCCAGTTCGAGCGCGCCTACTATTCCGTCTCGTTCACCTTGGTCGGCAAGCGTCTCTGGTTCAAGGCCAGCGACGGCATGGTGACGATTTATCATGAGTTCAAGCCCGTCGCCGCGCATGCCCGAGCGTTCAAGGCCGGTGAGCGGCGGACCGTCAAGGATCATCTGCCGCCCGACGCCCGAGCCTTCTTTGCCCATGACCGAGCGTGGTGCGTGGAGCAGGCAGTACGGGTTGGGCCGGCCTGCGCCGCGTTGATCGAGCGTCTGCTCGCCGACCGCATCGTTGAACGACTGCGTGCGGCACAAGGCGTGCTGCATTTGCAGAAATCCTACCCCGCCACCCGCCTGGACGCCGCGTGCGCCCGGGCCCTGGCGCATGAGTCGCCCTTCTACCGCACGGTGAAGACGATTCTGGCCGGCGGTCATGACTTGCGGGCCGACACCTGGGCGGCAACCGCGCCCGAGCCCACTCCGCATTCGGGGCGCTTTGCCCGCAATGCCGCCAGTTTGTTTGCGGCATCGACCACGGTGCAGTGA
- the istB gene encoding IS21-like element helper ATPase IstB → MNPIPELAPHLKQLRLSGILGSLEARNRQAIESKLAYTEFLSLLIHDEVARRDQTKFALRLRRAAFRSGKSLEGFDFARLPNLNQALIHDLATGRYLQEKAPVLIVGPCGTGKSHLAQALGHCAVRQGVDVLFTTQAQLCATLTTARAVGTVERKIATLSRVPLLIVDDFGLKPLRASADEDFHDLIAERYERAATIVTSNLDFSEWDQAFPANRLLASATLDRLRHNAYCLTLDGESYRSPKLAPTAPKSAPQKQVKSATL, encoded by the coding sequence GTGAATCCCATCCCTGAACTTGCTCCCCATCTCAAGCAGTTGCGCCTCTCCGGCATCCTCGGTTCGCTCGAGGCGAGAAATCGCCAAGCCATTGAATCGAAATTGGCTTATACCGAATTCCTGTCCCTCTTGATCCACGATGAGGTCGCGCGTCGCGACCAGACGAAATTCGCCTTGCGGCTGCGCCGCGCCGCGTTCCGCTCCGGGAAGTCGCTCGAAGGTTTCGATTTCGCGCGCTTGCCGAATCTGAACCAGGCCTTGATCCATGATCTGGCCACCGGGCGCTATCTGCAGGAGAAGGCGCCCGTCCTCATCGTCGGACCGTGCGGCACGGGCAAGAGCCATCTGGCGCAAGCGCTCGGCCATTGCGCCGTGCGTCAGGGCGTTGACGTCCTGTTCACTACCCAGGCTCAGCTGTGTGCCACCCTGACGACGGCTCGCGCCGTCGGCACCGTCGAGCGCAAGATCGCCACGCTCTCACGGGTTCCACTTTTGATCGTCGACGACTTTGGACTCAAACCGCTCCGCGCCTCCGCCGACGAGGATTTCCATGACCTCATCGCAGAACGCTACGAGCGCGCGGCGACCATCGTCACCAGCAATCTTGATTTCTCCGAGTGGGATCAGGCCTTTCCCGCCAACCGCCTGCTCGCCTCCGCGACCCTCGATCGCCTGCGCCATAACGCCTATTGCCTGACCCTCGATGGTGAGTCGTACCGCTCACCAAAATTGGCGCCAACGGCACCAAAATCAGCACCGCAAAAACAGGTAAAATCCGCCACCCTTTAA
- a CDS encoding RNA ligase family protein, which produces MSAFFRFPHTPHLAWMGGGIPRDDKVLSVVEADALLAEQVVVEEKLDGANLGFSVTPDGALRAQNRGHYLSAPHAGQFARLGQWLTPREEALFDALGEHLVAFGEWCAARHSLAYTALPDWWLLFDVYDRRAGRFWSTERRDRWAGSLGLVTVPTLMRGQHSLQELRQLAIDRRSVFRDGPLEGVVIRREDDSWLQSRAKLVRADFTQQIAGHWRHRALQWNRLDHGAKRG; this is translated from the coding sequence ATGAGCGCCTTTTTCCGCTTTCCGCACACGCCGCACCTGGCTTGGATGGGAGGCGGCATCCCGCGCGACGACAAGGTGCTGTCTGTCGTCGAGGCTGATGCTCTGCTCGCAGAGCAGGTGGTGGTGGAAGAAAAGCTCGATGGCGCCAATCTCGGATTCTCGGTTACTCCGGATGGCGCCCTCCGCGCCCAGAACCGTGGGCATTACCTCAGTGCACCCCATGCCGGGCAGTTCGCGCGTCTGGGTCAGTGGCTGACGCCGCGCGAGGAGGCTTTGTTTGATGCGCTTGGCGAACATCTTGTCGCCTTCGGGGAATGGTGCGCGGCGCGTCACTCACTGGCCTACACGGCCCTGCCCGACTGGTGGTTGCTCTTCGATGTTTATGACCGGCGAGCCGGTCGCTTCTGGAGCACGGAGCGGCGTGACCGCTGGGCCGGGAGCCTGGGTCTGGTCACCGTTCCCACATTGATGCGGGGCCAGCACAGCTTGCAGGAGTTGCGGCAGTTGGCGATCGATCGCCGGAGTGTATTTCGCGACGGACCGCTCGAGGGGGTCGTCATCCGGCGCGAGGACGATTCCTGGCTGCAGTCGAGGGCGAAGCTGGTGCGGGCCGATTTCACGCAGCAGATTGCTGGGCACTGGCGGCACCGGGCACTGCAATGGAACCGGTTGGATCATGGCGCGAAGCGTGGCTGA
- a CDS encoding AAA family ATPase produces the protein MLTRMQMQNFKAWKDTKSVELAPLTVIFGTNSSGKSSLGHLLLALKQTVQLADRKRALHLGDEKSLIDLGTFADCVHGHDLAQKIMFSLRWRLPQVLTVRNPLNSLEVFKGSELELSSTLRADKNGQPETEWFTYRLLQGDAESLAVTHRRGDRMSLDCEPLNLVKAIGRKWPLEQPEKFYRFADRTLLRYQNADFLAGFALQAEEMLERMYYLGPLRQPARRVYQWSGETPPHVGALGEHTIAALLAATGQGRKLNRGPKQKLQPFDVFIAGWLRDLGVIDSFEVHPVAEGRKEYEVLVRTHAESPVVKLTDVGVGVSQVLPALVQAFHSPSNSVVWMEQPEIHLHPSAQANLADAFISAVQSNESGSARGTQLIIETHSEHFLTRLQRRVAERRIAPTDVAVYFVRREGANAELEALRLNLFGEIENWPVNFFGDEMGDIAARTLEAISRQAAGERA, from the coding sequence ATGCTGACCCGGATGCAGATGCAGAACTTCAAGGCGTGGAAGGACACCAAGAGCGTTGAGCTCGCGCCCTTGACCGTGATTTTCGGCACCAACAGTTCCGGCAAGTCCAGCCTTGGCCACCTTCTGCTGGCCCTGAAGCAGACGGTACAGTTGGCCGACCGAAAGCGCGCATTGCACTTGGGAGACGAGAAGTCCCTGATTGACCTCGGCACCTTCGCTGATTGCGTCCATGGGCACGATCTGGCCCAGAAGATCATGTTTTCCCTCCGCTGGCGGCTGCCGCAGGTATTGACCGTCAGGAACCCGTTGAATTCCTTGGAAGTGTTCAAGGGCAGCGAGCTCGAGTTGTCGTCAACGCTGCGCGCGGACAAGAACGGCCAGCCGGAGACCGAGTGGTTTACCTATCGGCTGTTGCAGGGCGACGCCGAGTCACTGGCGGTGACGCATCGGCGTGGCGACAGGATGTCACTCGACTGCGAACCGTTGAACTTGGTGAAGGCAATAGGCCGCAAGTGGCCGCTGGAGCAGCCGGAGAAGTTTTACCGCTTTGCCGATCGCACGCTCCTTCGCTATCAGAACGCCGACTTCCTGGCCGGCTTTGCGCTGCAGGCGGAAGAAATGCTGGAGCGGATGTACTACCTCGGCCCGCTGCGGCAGCCAGCCCGGCGTGTCTACCAGTGGTCGGGCGAAACCCCGCCGCATGTCGGAGCGCTTGGTGAGCATACGATTGCCGCACTGCTGGCGGCGACCGGGCAGGGGCGCAAACTGAACCGCGGCCCAAAGCAGAAGCTGCAGCCCTTTGACGTGTTCATCGCTGGCTGGTTGCGCGACTTGGGGGTCATCGACAGCTTCGAGGTCCACCCGGTCGCCGAGGGGCGCAAGGAATACGAGGTTCTGGTGCGGACCCATGCCGAGTCGCCAGTGGTCAAGCTGACGGACGTCGGGGTGGGCGTCTCGCAGGTGCTGCCGGCACTGGTACAGGCTTTCCATTCACCGTCCAATTCGGTGGTCTGGATGGAGCAACCGGAAATCCATCTGCATCCTTCGGCCCAGGCCAACCTGGCGGATGCCTTCATCAGCGCGGTGCAGTCCAACGAGAGCGGCAGCGCCCGCGGTACCCAGTTGATCATCGAGACGCACTCCGAGCATTTCCTCACGCGTCTGCAGCGCCGGGTGGCGGAGCGCAGGATCGCGCCGACCGACGTCGCGGTGTATTTCGTTAGGCGAGAGGGTGCGAACGCGGAACTGGAGGCCCTACGTCTCAATCTTTTCGGTGAGATCGAAAACTGGCCAGTGAACTTCTTTGGCGACGAGATGGGCGACATCGCGGCGCGCACTCTTGAGGCGATCAGCCGCCAGGCTGCGGGGGAGAGGGCATGA